From the genome of Toxoplasma gondii ME49 chromosome XII, whole genome shotgun sequence:
CGGCAACTACATTCCCGTACGCTGTAAACTACAACCTACGAAGATAAACGGTGCCCTGGTACGCTTGAACGGCGGCACGAACTCTTGTGGCGAACAACGAACGGAAACGGACGGACTGACGAGAGCTTCAGAAGAAAGCATTTTCTCCCTCGACTTCATATTTCTCTCGGATGCTCACCTCTATCTAGACATCGAAGGAATGGaactttcgttcttttgCACTAACTGACCCGTTTACTCTTGTTCGTGTTCCCCCATCAAGCGTCTGCTCGCGCGAACATGAGTGTCGTGACAATTTGGCCCTCAACACCGCCGAATTTGAAGGCTTTGTGACGCAGTTGGTCCAGGACTTGAAAAAACGGTTTGTCACCGTTTTCCCGCTCGCAAAAGAAGCTTTCCAACTCTTCCCGTGTGCAATTGCAGGACGTAAGACAGAGGAGGCCTCGAGCGGGTAGGAGCGCCCAAATCCGCTGCACGTACACCTTCGGTATTTTCAGCAGATAGAACACATCAAAGGTGCCCTTGTCGTGAATGATTGGGAACTGAGGGAGAGCGTGGAGGATAGACAATGGCTCACTATCCTTGTGGCCACCTTCGACGGCCTCCCCGCAGCACCAAAAAAGCCTGCCGACGCGCTCAACACCTCCCGAAGTGTCTCGGCACTTCGATTTGAGTTCTCGCCACCGCTCTGATGTGGGGGCTTCCTTTTCCGTGGAATCTGCTCCATCACTGCGTTTCgactctctgtcgctctcctgGGTATCGTTGCTAATGTCGTGGGACGCTGTATTGAGGGAGTCGGAGGCCGCTTTCTCCGctcgtcgcgtttctcgttcaACGCAGTGCCTCCTTCTTGCACTCTGATAGACTCTGCAGAGCCATCCAGGCGCCTTCGCGTCAGTCGGCGACTTCGCACCTGATAACGCGGGCAATTCTCCGGCTCCGCCTAGCGGGCTCACCTTCCTCAAGTCCACGAGGGCCAAGCACACGTGGGGGAAACGATAAGAGACGACGGCTTCAGGCATGTCAGCTgtcgaggaaaggagagacctGTCGTGGCAGCCTTCACCCCTCTGATCCCCTACCGTTTGTCCAGATGACTCTCTGGCGCGAAGGGTCTTCCGCCGGCGTTGGCGGTGCTTCTTGCGATGCAGCACTCTGCTTACGTTTTGGCGGGCCAGCTGGATGGCCGCCGCGCTGTAGTCGACGCCAGCTAGCGCCGTGAATCcacgacgaaggagacggagaagaaataTACCATTCCCGCAACCCACATCTAGAATCGGTATTTGCAGGTGCCGAGTGGCTGcatctgttccttcttccgtctccgaATTAGCAGCGAGTTCGACACCAGCATTTCCGCTGGCAGCGCTGGGAACCCTCCCTTCGCTGAAAAGCTCCTGAGTTTTCGACAGAAGCCAGTTCGCGATGGCCTCGCTCTGCGCCTCAAACCATTCTTCGCCGTTGCCTTCGTAGACTGTCGTGGTGTCGCTGTCCGCGCTATCATCGGGGTCGGTACCCTCACCTGACAGACTTTCTTCCGCATCCCCACCGCATTCGCTGCCACAGGGTGAGGCCAAATGCAGCTCTTGTTCGTACAATTCTTCCCAGTAGTCGCGCAAGGCAGGCAGGG
Proteins encoded in this window:
- a CDS encoding hypothetical protein (encoded by transcript TGME49_249010) is translated as MVPQRKPLNGISSIVSHQQSGSPQSLLPDAGKDLSSAPADSNIPSPSRDCESERSFRGEVTRTTCADSSGCRDGEGERGDLPLPALRDYWEELYEQELHLASPCGSECGGDAEESLSGEGTDPDDSADSDTTTVYEGNGEEWFEAQSEAIANWLLSKTQELFSEGRVPSAASGNAGVELAANSETEEGTDAATRHLQIPILDVGCGNGIFLLRLLRRGFTALAGVDYSAAAIQLARQNVSRVLHRKKHRQRRRKTLRARESSGQTVGDQRGEGCHDRSLLSSTADMPEAVVSYRFPHVCLALVDLRKVSPLGGAGELPALSGAKSPTDAKAPGWLCRVYQSARRRHCVERETRRAEKAASDSLNTASHDISNDTQESDRESKRSDGADSTEKEAPTSERWRELKSKCRDTSGGVERVGRLFWCCGEAVEGGHKDSEPLSILHALPQFPIIHDKGTFDVFYLLKIPKVYVQRIWALLPARGLLCLTSCNCTREELESFFCERENGDKPFFQVLDQLRHKAFKFGGVEGQIVTTLMFARADA